One Nonomuraea angiospora DNA segment encodes these proteins:
- a CDS encoding AAA family ATPase, protein MFDSPAEVAERLAAVDYLSDDAISTSVFLAAALGKPLLVEGPAGVGKTQLAKAVALATGAELIRLQCYEGLDEARALYEWNYKKQLLRIQATSADDDIFSEEFLLERPLLKAIRAPGPTVLLIDETDKADVEVEGLLLELLSDFQITIPELGTIAATRRPYVVLTSNATRELSEALKRRCLYLHLEYPTPERERDIVLSQVPGIRADLAERLARTVATLRALELKKAPSVAETVDWANTLLALGRDDLDEATVAGTLGVVLKHASDQARAVKELGLPDVADR, encoded by the coding sequence ATGTTCGACTCTCCCGCCGAGGTGGCGGAGCGGCTCGCCGCCGTGGACTACCTCTCCGACGACGCCATCTCCACCTCGGTGTTCCTGGCCGCGGCGCTGGGCAAGCCGCTGCTGGTCGAAGGCCCCGCGGGCGTCGGGAAGACGCAGCTGGCCAAGGCCGTGGCCCTGGCGACCGGGGCCGAGCTGATCAGGCTGCAGTGTTACGAGGGGCTCGACGAGGCCAGGGCGCTGTACGAGTGGAACTACAAGAAGCAGCTGCTCAGGATCCAGGCCACCAGCGCGGACGACGACATCTTCTCCGAGGAGTTCCTGCTGGAGCGGCCGCTGCTGAAGGCGATCAGGGCCCCCGGCCCGACGGTGCTGCTCATCGACGAGACCGACAAGGCCGACGTCGAGGTCGAAGGGCTGCTGCTGGAGCTGCTGTCGGACTTCCAGATCACGATCCCGGAGCTGGGCACGATCGCCGCCACCCGCCGGCCGTACGTGGTGCTGACCTCCAACGCCACCCGCGAGCTGTCCGAGGCGCTCAAGCGGCGCTGCCTCTACCTGCACCTCGAATACCCCACGCCCGAGCGGGAGCGGGACATCGTACTCAGCCAGGTGCCGGGCATCCGGGCCGACCTGGCCGAGCGCCTCGCCAGGACGGTGGCCACGCTGCGGGCGCTGGAGCTGAAGAAGGCGCCGTCGGTGGCCGAGACCGTCGACTGGGCCAACACGCTGCTGGCGCTCGGGCGGGACGACCTCGACGAGGCCACCGTGGCCGGGACGCTGGGCGTGGTGCTCAAGCACGCCTCCGACCAGGCGCGGGCGGTCAAGGAGCTGGGGCTGCCCGATGTCGCTGATCGATAG
- a CDS encoding vWA domain-containing protein → MSLIDRHVGFVRALREAGIPVSVAEGLDAAHALRVIELSERESLRAAYAATLVKKPAYRPGFDVLFDLWFPASTSGMHAERAERPIDLETAPVPELRDHLARLLTGGGDQELREFAQAMVGRFGHQPAATPGRQNWFSYSVMRALSPETLMARILQNVLQGQERGGLAERNARRTVYDNTRRFEEAVATDVRRRIAEDSGIERIARSAVRPPLDQIDFLRITKADLARLRREVHPLARRLATRLTIKQRKGRRGRLDFRRTVRASLQSGGVPLTTHFRPPRPHKPELVVLCDTSDSVSSFAHFTLLLTYALREQFTKVRAFGFVDTVDEITRFFVPGADVVEALTRLTTEADMVRFGRTNYGHSLERFAERYGDAVGPRTSLLILGDARSNYQPPALDVLRSLVGRSRHAYWLNPEPVAQWDTGDSVASEYGAVVPMHECRNVAQLTAFIETLA, encoded by the coding sequence ATGTCGCTGATCGATAGGCATGTCGGGTTCGTACGGGCGCTGCGCGAGGCCGGGATCCCGGTGTCGGTGGCCGAGGGGCTGGACGCCGCGCACGCGCTGCGGGTGATCGAGCTGAGCGAGCGGGAGTCGCTGCGTGCCGCCTACGCGGCCACGCTGGTCAAGAAGCCCGCCTACCGGCCGGGGTTCGACGTGCTGTTCGACCTGTGGTTCCCGGCCTCGACGTCCGGCATGCACGCCGAGCGCGCCGAGCGGCCGATCGACCTGGAGACGGCCCCCGTCCCCGAGCTGCGCGACCACCTCGCCCGGCTCCTGACCGGCGGCGGCGACCAGGAGCTGCGCGAGTTCGCCCAGGCCATGGTGGGGCGCTTCGGCCACCAGCCGGCCGCGACCCCCGGGCGGCAGAACTGGTTCTCCTACAGCGTCATGCGCGCCCTGTCCCCCGAGACGCTGATGGCCCGCATCCTCCAGAACGTCCTGCAGGGCCAGGAGCGCGGCGGTCTGGCCGAGAGGAACGCCCGCAGGACGGTCTACGACAACACCCGGCGCTTCGAGGAGGCCGTGGCCACCGACGTGCGCCGCCGCATCGCCGAGGACTCGGGGATCGAGCGCATCGCCCGCTCCGCCGTCCGGCCCCCGCTCGACCAGATCGACTTCCTGCGCATCACCAAGGCCGACCTGGCCAGGCTGCGCCGCGAGGTCCATCCGCTGGCCAGACGGCTGGCCACGCGCCTGACGATCAAGCAGCGCAAGGGCAGGCGCGGCCGCCTCGACTTCCGCAGGACCGTGCGGGCCTCGCTGCAGAGCGGCGGCGTGCCGCTGACCACGCACTTCAGGCCCCCGCGGCCGCACAAGCCCGAGCTGGTCGTCCTCTGCGACACCAGCGACTCGGTCTCGTCGTTCGCCCACTTCACGCTGCTGCTCACGTACGCGCTGAGGGAGCAGTTCACCAAGGTGCGGGCGTTCGGGTTCGTGGACACGGTGGACGAGATCACCCGGTTCTTCGTCCCCGGCGCCGACGTCGTCGAGGCCCTGACCAGGCTGACGACCGAGGCCGACATGGTGCGCTTCGGGCGTACCAACTACGGGCACTCGCTGGAGCGTTTCGCCGAGCGGTACGGCGACGCCGTCGGCCCCAGGACCTCGCTGCTGATCCTGGGCGACGCCCGCTCCAACTACCAGCCGCCCGCCCTGGACGTGCTCAGGTCGCTCGTGGGCCGCTCGCGGCACGCGTACTGGCTCAATCCCGAGCCCGTGGCGCAGTGGGACACGGGAGACTCGGTCGCGAGCGAGTATGGTGCGGTCGTCCCCATGCACGAGTGCCGCAACGTCGCCCAGCTCACGGCCTTCATCGAAACGCTGGCCTGA
- a CDS encoding nuclease-related domain-containing protein, with protein sequence MPGGSIYVQPDEKYTGSSPQWWYEKFWREDAANRRKSRYVKAAVGFVIGVALALRFGLSGAAPLFGVLLAGLVAAGDWFLDWRSFHATAVWRGARKGEAITGKLLRRSLGRLGYTVLDGRAIRGQASIDHLVIGPGGLWIIDNESWSPDTEIACYAGRLFFGEKYGTKTAKPLVEASEAFAELLSRETRIPVTITPLLAVHCGLLPKGGIVVAEGLTLLKPRLAAKVIKSADRVALNAEQIELLTRTAARELHRA encoded by the coding sequence GTGCCAGGTGGCTCTATCTACGTGCAGCCGGATGAGAAGTACACAGGGTCTTCTCCGCAGTGGTGGTATGAGAAGTTCTGGCGGGAGGACGCCGCCAACCGGCGCAAGTCCAGGTATGTCAAGGCCGCCGTGGGGTTCGTGATCGGGGTCGCGCTCGCCCTCAGATTCGGCCTCTCCGGTGCTGCTCCGCTGTTCGGCGTGCTCCTGGCCGGGCTCGTGGCGGCGGGTGACTGGTTCCTCGACTGGCGTTCCTTCCACGCGACGGCGGTCTGGCGCGGTGCGCGGAAGGGAGAGGCGATCACCGGCAAGCTGCTGCGCCGGTCCCTCGGCCGCCTCGGCTACACCGTGCTCGACGGCCGCGCCATCCGCGGCCAGGCGTCGATCGACCACCTGGTGATCGGCCCGGGCGGATTGTGGATCATCGACAACGAGTCCTGGAGTCCCGACACCGAGATCGCCTGCTACGCCGGCCGGCTGTTCTTCGGCGAGAAGTACGGCACCAAGACGGCCAAGCCGCTGGTGGAGGCGTCCGAGGCGTTCGCCGAGCTGCTGAGCCGCGAGACGCGCATCCCGGTGACGATCACGCCCCTGCTCGCCGTCCACTGCGGCCTGCTGCCCAAGGGCGGCATCGTGGTCGCCGAGGGCCTGACGCTGCTCAAGCCGCGCCTGGCGGCCAAGGTGATCAAGTCGGCCGACCGCGTCGCGCTCAACGCCGAGCAGATCGAGCTGCTGACCCGCACCGCGGCCAGGGAGCTCCACCGCGCCTGA
- a CDS encoding TetR/AcrR family transcriptional regulator, producing MKEEPVRQRLLAEATRLFAERGFESTSVQEIVVAAGVTKGAMYHYFDSKDDLLHEIYGRVLRMQMDRLTRIADGPGDVRERLYRAAADVVETTAANLDDSKIFFRSMHLLAPETQKSVRAERRRYHERFRGLVAEGQREGVLSDRVPAELVVDYFFGSVHHLGSWFHVDGPLTGAQVGRHFADLLLTSLGAGHVDE from the coding sequence GTGAAAGAGGAACCGGTCAGACAGCGACTGCTCGCCGAGGCGACCCGTCTGTTCGCCGAGCGCGGCTTCGAGAGCACCTCCGTACAGGAGATCGTCGTGGCGGCCGGCGTCACCAAGGGCGCCATGTACCACTACTTCGACTCCAAGGACGACCTGCTGCACGAGATCTACGGCCGGGTGCTGCGCATGCAGATGGACCGGCTGACGCGGATCGCCGACGGTCCCGGCGACGTGCGGGAGCGCCTGTACCGGGCCGCGGCCGACGTCGTGGAGACCACGGCCGCGAACCTGGACGACTCCAAGATCTTCTTCAGGTCGATGCACCTGCTCGCGCCCGAGACGCAGAAGAGCGTGCGCGCCGAGCGCCGCCGCTACCACGAGCGCTTCCGCGGCCTCGTGGCCGAGGGCCAGCGCGAGGGCGTCCTCAGCGACCGGGTCCCGGCGGAGCTGGTCGTCGACTACTTCTTCGGCTCGGTGCACCACCTGGGCTCGTGGTTCCACGTGGACGGGCCACTGACCGGAGCCCAGGTGGGCAGGCACTTCGCCGACCTGCTGCTCACCTCACTCGGGGCCGGGCACGTCGACGAGTGA
- a CDS encoding acyl-CoA dehydrogenase family protein, with product MTLLYSEVEEELRAAVRGLLADRCPPAAVLKRIESEPYDLDLWKTLAGEIGVAGLLIPEQYGGAGASASEAAVVLEELGRGVAPVPFFTSSVLATRALLATGDTLLEELAEGRKTAALAVPFAASPYRTGAAVRLEDGRLTGTVAGVAGADVADVLLVPVGGRLHAVEGGALVQAVPSLDQTRPVATVTFDGAEARDVGECDLAEVLRFGAGLLASEQLGVAEWCLDTTLAHVRERHQFARPIGSFQAIKHRLADLWLDVVRARAAARSAATDGSAVSVAVAQSWNAGVAVHAAEEALQLHGGIGMTWEHPVHLYLKRAKAAEIALGTPGDHRAALASLVDVPGPE from the coding sequence ATGACTCTTCTGTACTCGGAGGTCGAGGAGGAGCTGCGGGCCGCGGTGCGCGGGCTGCTCGCCGACCGCTGCCCGCCCGCCGCCGTGCTCAAGCGCATCGAGTCCGAGCCGTATGACCTGGACCTGTGGAAGACGCTGGCGGGCGAGATCGGGGTGGCCGGGCTGCTCATCCCCGAGCAGTACGGCGGCGCCGGGGCGTCGGCCAGCGAGGCGGCCGTCGTGCTGGAGGAGCTGGGCAGGGGCGTGGCGCCGGTGCCGTTCTTCACCAGCTCGGTGCTGGCCACCCGCGCGCTGCTGGCGACCGGTGACACCCTGCTGGAGGAGCTGGCCGAGGGCAGGAAGACCGCCGCCCTCGCCGTGCCGTTCGCGGCCTCCCCGTACCGGACGGGCGCGGCCGTGCGGCTCGAGGACGGGCGGCTGACCGGGACCGTCGCCGGGGTGGCCGGGGCCGACGTGGCCGACGTGCTGCTGGTGCCCGTCGGCGGCAGGCTCCACGCCGTGGAAGGGGGCGCGCTCGTCCAGGCGGTGCCGTCGCTCGACCAGACCAGGCCCGTCGCGACCGTCACCTTCGACGGGGCCGAGGCCAGGGACGTGGGGGAGTGCGACCTGGCCGAGGTGCTCAGGTTCGGGGCGGGGCTGCTGGCGTCCGAGCAGCTCGGGGTGGCCGAATGGTGCCTCGACACGACGCTCGCCCACGTCAGGGAACGCCACCAGTTCGCCCGGCCGATCGGCTCCTTCCAGGCGATCAAGCACCGGCTGGCGGACCTGTGGCTGGACGTCGTACGGGCCAGGGCCGCCGCCCGGAGCGCCGCGACCGACGGCTCGGCGGTCTCCGTGGCCGTGGCCCAGTCGTGGAACGCGGGCGTGGCCGTACACGCCGCCGAAGAGGCCCTTCAGCTCCACGGCGGGATCGGGATGACGTGGGAGCACCCCGTGCATCTCTACCTCAAGCGCGCCAAGGCCGCGGAGATCGCACTGGGCACGCCCGGCGACCACCGCGCGGCGCTGGCCTCACTCGTCGACGTGCCCGGCCCCGAGTGA
- a CDS encoding acyl-CoA dehydrogenase family protein → MNEAEIKERVAAFLAEHDPDGDRLEFLRARFDAGLAWVWFPEGLGGLGVSRELQQVVERELAGTPELNAGVQGIGLGMAAPTILAFGTEEQKRRFLRPLWTGEEIWCQLFSEPGAGSDLATLATRAVKDGDEWVVDGQKVWTSGAHHSRWAILVTRTDPDVPKHRGMTYFICDMHAPGVEVRPLRQITGEAEFNEVFLTGVRLPDDLRLGEVGDGWRVAQTTLMNERVAIGGAPVRRGGGMVGVVTDSWRAHPELRTHDLHQRLLSLWVEAEVTRLSGVRLREQLAAGQPGPEGSGMKLSFAKLNQALSGFEVEFGRDLGYDDWTFRRSEDVDFYGRGPGYRYLRAKGNSIEGGTSEILRNIISERVLGLPSEPRVDKDVPWKDLPR, encoded by the coding sequence GTGAACGAGGCGGAGATCAAGGAGCGCGTCGCGGCGTTCCTCGCGGAGCACGATCCGGACGGGGATCGGCTGGAGTTCCTGCGGGCGAGGTTCGACGCGGGGCTGGCCTGGGTGTGGTTCCCCGAAGGGCTCGGCGGGCTGGGCGTGTCGCGGGAGCTGCAACAGGTCGTCGAGCGGGAGCTGGCCGGCACGCCGGAGCTCAACGCCGGCGTCCAGGGCATCGGGCTCGGGATGGCGGCCCCGACGATCCTGGCGTTCGGGACGGAGGAGCAGAAACGCCGCTTCCTCCGGCCGCTGTGGACCGGCGAGGAGATCTGGTGCCAGCTCTTCAGCGAGCCCGGCGCGGGGTCCGACCTGGCCACGCTCGCGACCCGTGCCGTCAAGGACGGGGACGAATGGGTCGTCGATGGCCAGAAGGTGTGGACGTCCGGCGCCCATCACTCCAGGTGGGCGATCCTCGTCACCCGTACCGACCCGGACGTGCCGAAACACCGCGGCATGACGTACTTCATCTGCGACATGCACGCCCCGGGCGTCGAGGTGCGGCCGCTGCGGCAGATCACCGGTGAGGCCGAGTTCAACGAGGTGTTCCTGACCGGCGTGCGGCTCCCCGACGACCTGCGGCTCGGCGAGGTCGGCGACGGCTGGCGGGTCGCGCAGACCACGCTGATGAACGAGCGCGTCGCCATCGGCGGCGCCCCCGTGCGGCGCGGCGGCGGCATGGTCGGCGTCGTGACCGACTCCTGGCGCGCCCACCCCGAGCTGCGCACCCACGACCTGCACCAGCGGCTGCTGTCGCTCTGGGTGGAGGCGGAGGTCACCCGCCTGTCCGGGGTGCGCCTGCGGGAGCAGCTCGCCGCCGGCCAGCCGGGGCCCGAGGGGTCCGGCATGAAGCTGTCGTTCGCCAAGCTCAACCAGGCGCTGTCCGGCTTCGAGGTGGAGTTCGGGCGCGACCTGGGCTACGACGACTGGACGTTCCGCCGCTCGGAAGACGTCGACTTCTACGGCCGCGGCCCCGGCTACCGCTACCTGCGGGCCAAGGGCAACTCGATCGAGGGCGGCACGTCCGAGATCCTGCGCAACATCATCTCCGAGCGGGTGCTCGGCCTGCCCTCAGAGCCCCGCGTCGACAAGGACGTGCCCTGGAAGGACCTGCCGCGATGA
- a CDS encoding acyl-CoA dehydrogenase family protein: MDFAFDSVTEDLRERLLLFMEECVYPAEAPFEEQAAISGWSPPPLMEDLKDEARKRGLWNLFLPGEHGAGLTNLQYAPLAEIMGRSPTIAPTATNCAAPDTGNMEVLSMFGSEWQRKEWLRPLLDGEIRSAFAMTEPDVASSDATNIATSIVRDGGEYVINGRKWFISGAMNPNCKIFIVMGKTNPAAPTHRQQSMILVPRDTPGLHIKRGMHVFGYTDADHGGHAEIVFEDVRVPVENLIGEEGGGFAIAQARLGPGRIHHCMRLIGMAERAVELMCRRALARTTFGKPVAQQGVIQDWIAESRIRIEELRLLVLKTAWLMDTVGNQGAHTEIQAIKISTPIAVEWILDKAVQVHGAGGVSQDFPLAALWAGARSLRLADGPDEVHKRSLAYRELKRYM, encoded by the coding sequence ATGGACTTCGCCTTTGACAGCGTCACCGAGGACCTGCGCGAACGACTGCTGCTTTTCATGGAGGAATGCGTCTATCCCGCCGAGGCCCCCTTCGAGGAGCAGGCGGCGATCAGCGGCTGGAGCCCGCCGCCCCTCATGGAGGACCTCAAGGACGAGGCCAGGAAGCGCGGCCTGTGGAACCTGTTCCTCCCGGGCGAGCACGGCGCCGGCCTGACGAACCTCCAGTACGCGCCGCTGGCGGAGATCATGGGCCGCAGTCCCACCATCGCCCCGACGGCCACCAACTGCGCCGCGCCCGACACCGGGAACATGGAGGTTTTGTCCATGTTCGGCAGCGAGTGGCAGCGCAAGGAGTGGCTGCGGCCGCTGCTCGACGGGGAGATCCGCTCCGCCTTCGCGATGACGGAGCCCGACGTGGCCTCCTCGGACGCCACCAACATCGCCACCTCCATCGTCCGGGACGGCGGCGAGTACGTCATCAACGGCCGCAAGTGGTTCATCTCCGGCGCGATGAACCCCAACTGCAAGATCTTCATCGTCATGGGCAAGACGAACCCGGCCGCGCCCACGCACCGCCAGCAGAGCATGATCCTGGTGCCCCGTGACACCCCCGGGCTGCACATCAAGCGCGGCATGCACGTCTTCGGCTACACCGACGCCGACCACGGCGGCCACGCCGAGATCGTGTTCGAGGACGTGCGCGTCCCCGTGGAGAACCTGATCGGCGAGGAGGGCGGCGGCTTCGCCATCGCCCAGGCCCGGCTCGGCCCCGGCCGCATCCACCACTGCATGCGCCTGATCGGCATGGCCGAGCGCGCCGTGGAGCTGATGTGCAGGCGGGCGCTGGCCAGGACGACGTTCGGCAAGCCCGTCGCCCAGCAGGGTGTGATCCAGGACTGGATCGCCGAGTCGCGGATCAGGATCGAGGAGCTACGCCTGCTCGTGCTCAAGACCGCCTGGCTGATGGACACGGTGGGCAACCAGGGCGCGCACACCGAGATCCAGGCCATCAAGATCTCCACTCCCATCGCCGTGGAGTGGATCCTGGACAAGGCCGTCCAGGTGCACGGCGCGGGCGGCGTCTCGCAGGACTTCCCGCTGGCGGCGCTCTGGGCGGGCGCCCGCTCGCTGCGCCTGGCGGACGGTCCCGACGAGGTGCACAAGCGGTCCCTGGCCTATCGCGAGCTGAAGAGGTACATGTGA
- a CDS encoding GNAT family N-acetyltransferase: MTAKLPVPVVLENGVVRLEPLTLDHVPDLFAASGGDEEVWRWLPAPAPRSEEELGKLALGLMTDDNHVPFAVVPKESGRAVGWTTYADVPGFEASIEIGWTWYGRAVWRTAVNTGCKVLLIDHAFALGYNRVLLKTDHLNLRSQNAIKRIGGVHEGTLRRHRRRPDGTWRDTVYFGILEEEWPQHRARLDR, from the coding sequence ATGACCGCGAAGCTGCCCGTCCCCGTGGTGCTCGAGAACGGCGTCGTCCGGCTCGAACCGCTCACCCTCGACCACGTTCCCGACCTGTTCGCCGCCTCCGGGGGCGACGAGGAGGTCTGGCGCTGGCTGCCCGCGCCCGCGCCGCGTTCCGAGGAGGAGCTGGGGAAGCTCGCCCTGGGGCTGATGACCGACGACAACCACGTCCCCTTCGCGGTGGTGCCCAAGGAGAGCGGGCGGGCCGTGGGCTGGACCACGTACGCCGACGTGCCGGGCTTCGAGGCGAGCATCGAGATCGGCTGGACGTGGTACGGCCGGGCGGTCTGGCGCACGGCCGTGAACACCGGCTGCAAGGTCCTGCTCATCGACCACGCCTTCGCCCTCGGCTACAACCGCGTCCTGCTCAAGACCGACCACCTCAACCTCCGGTCGCAGAACGCCATCAAGCGCATCGGCGGGGTCCACGAGGGGACTCTGCGGCGGCATCGCAGGCGGCCGGACGGCACCTGGCGCGACACGGTCTATTTCGGCATCCTCGAAGAGGAGTGGCCGCAGCACCGGGCCCGCTTGGACCGTTAA
- a CDS encoding protein kinase family protein: MTDRLGGYWLGARLDGGGHVIVREAYDESGTRHALGVPCLPDAEARTRLAAAAAAAARVRSLSVAGLTEARLDGEPPYLVSEYVPGPTLRQVVDRHGPYTGDALYHLATAVATALAAAHEAGAVHGSLTPDKVVLGTEGPRLVGLGWGLSREPAEPAADVRDWGRLLIFAAYGPDAPSDHGERLDRLLRGLVAAALQRDPERRPSARQLLLSLLDAPQSQQGRLLPPEPVSDPPLGARAETVYARLTPAEQDLVPEVFLRLVDLDSDGSDTIVTASRADLVAGRAPDEVSSIDGVLEAYGKAGLLTHRPEDDGSLAITYAALLRAWPRLHEWLDGERDGLAVHRELARAARRWEAGGRREAALLQGEPLDRALAWAAGGRRRVTLSAGEQTFLDAGLAGVRRRSRRRWTVMAGLLSVVVLLALWQRGAADGRLDQAMAKVAASRAEALRLADPVTARKLSLAAWRLAPIPEARRALTSADPAVDVFADPYAGPRSLHAISDDGSRLAALDEGTLRVYDIPSRRQVARTAGPVQSVRAMAWSPDGHTLALVGVDRSYLWDTTSGDGVGPPFGRGLGAPGEQSAWFSPGGGLLFAAARLSGERWAWNLRARRAAYVGEYAVVGPGDRVALVFAGRRSELRRPPRPSPAPWLDRMPWEYTTFAPDGERVAIAEESGIQIYDLGGVPTRSTRLRPSPGHLRFSPDGRLLVSTDSDRVRVWRLDDGSGTPVADRAVPTAGVDRAAQATVTGDGRWLRVLAGHGIVLTIDLERGPAPRDQAAYICSTYGALSPREWSWHLPELPHRDTC, encoded by the coding sequence ATGACTGATCGGCTGGGAGGCTACTGGCTCGGCGCCCGGCTCGACGGCGGCGGGCACGTCATCGTCCGCGAGGCCTACGACGAGTCGGGCACGCGGCATGCGCTGGGAGTGCCCTGCCTGCCGGACGCCGAGGCCCGCACCAGGCTCGCCGCCGCCGCCGCGGCGGCCGCGCGCGTGCGGTCGCTGTCGGTCGCCGGGCTGACGGAGGCCCGCCTGGACGGCGAGCCGCCCTACCTGGTCAGCGAGTACGTCCCGGGCCCCACCCTGCGGCAGGTCGTCGACCGGCACGGCCCGTACACGGGCGACGCCCTCTACCACCTGGCCACCGCCGTGGCCACCGCGCTGGCCGCCGCGCACGAGGCGGGCGCGGTCCACGGATCGCTCACCCCCGACAAGGTCGTCCTGGGCACCGAGGGGCCGCGCCTGGTCGGCCTGGGCTGGGGCCTGTCCCGTGAGCCCGCGGAACCGGCCGCGGACGTGCGCGACTGGGGGCGGCTGCTGATCTTCGCCGCCTACGGCCCGGACGCGCCGTCGGACCACGGCGAGCGGCTGGACCGCCTGTTACGCGGGCTGGTGGCCGCCGCGCTGCAGCGTGATCCCGAACGCCGCCCGAGCGCCCGCCAGCTCCTCCTCTCCCTCCTCGACGCCCCGCAGTCCCAGCAGGGCCGCCTGCTGCCCCCCGAGCCCGTCTCCGACCCGCCGCTGGGCGCCCGCGCCGAGACCGTGTACGCGCGGCTCACCCCGGCCGAGCAGGACCTGGTGCCGGAGGTCTTCCTCCGCCTGGTCGACCTGGACTCCGACGGCTCCGACACCATCGTCACCGCCTCCAGAGCCGACCTGGTCGCCGGCCGCGCCCCCGACGAGGTGAGCTCGATCGACGGGGTGCTGGAGGCGTACGGCAAGGCAGGTCTCCTCACCCACCGCCCTGAGGATGACGGCTCGCTGGCGATCACGTACGCGGCGCTCCTGCGGGCCTGGCCGCGGTTGCACGAGTGGCTGGACGGCGAGCGCGACGGGCTGGCCGTACACAGGGAGCTGGCGCGGGCGGCGCGGCGGTGGGAGGCCGGCGGGCGGCGGGAGGCGGCGCTGTTGCAGGGGGAGCCGCTGGACCGGGCCCTGGCGTGGGCGGCCGGCGGGCGGCGGCGGGTGACACTGAGCGCCGGCGAGCAGACGTTCCTGGACGCGGGGCTCGCGGGGGTGCGCAGGAGATCGCGCCGGCGGTGGACGGTCATGGCGGGGCTGCTGTCGGTGGTGGTACTGCTCGCTCTGTGGCAGCGGGGCGCCGCCGACGGGCGGCTGGACCAGGCGATGGCGAAGGTGGCGGCATCCAGGGCGGAGGCGCTGCGGCTGGCGGACCCGGTGACGGCCCGCAAGCTCAGCCTCGCCGCGTGGCGCCTGGCCCCGATCCCCGAGGCGCGGCGGGCGTTGACGTCGGCGGATCCGGCGGTGGACGTGTTCGCCGACCCGTACGCGGGCCCCCGCTCCCTCCACGCCATCAGCGACGACGGCTCCCGCCTCGCCGCGCTCGACGAGGGGACCCTGCGGGTCTACGACATCCCCTCCCGCCGCCAGGTCGCCCGGACGGCGGGCCCGGTCCAGTCCGTACGCGCCATGGCCTGGTCCCCCGACGGCCACACGCTGGCCCTCGTCGGCGTCGACCGCTCCTACCTCTGGGACACCACCTCCGGCGACGGCGTCGGCCCGCCCTTCGGCCGCGGCCTCGGCGCACCCGGCGAACAGTCGGCGTGGTTCAGCCCGGGCGGCGGCCTGCTGTTCGCGGCGGCCCGGCTGTCGGGCGAGCGCTGGGCGTGGAACCTGAGGGCGCGGCGAGCCGCGTACGTGGGCGAGTACGCGGTGGTGGGCCCCGGGGACCGGGTGGCGCTGGTCTTCGCGGGCAGACGTTCGGAGCTGCGCCGCCCGCCCCGGCCGTCCCCCGCGCCCTGGCTGGACCGGATGCCGTGGGAGTACACGACATTCGCCCCGGACGGCGAGCGGGTGGCGATCGCCGAGGAGAGCGGGATCCAGATCTACGACCTCGGCGGAGTGCCGACCCGGTCCACCCGGCTGCGCCCCTCGCCGGGCCACCTGCGCTTCAGCCCGGACGGTCGGCTGCTCGTCAGCACGGACAGCGATCGGGTACGGGTCTGGCGCCTCGACGACGGCAGCGGCACGCCGGTGGCCGACAGGGCGGTGCCCACGGCCGGTGTGGACCGGGCGGCGCAGGCCACGGTCACCGGGGACGGCCGGTGGCTGCGGGTCCTGGCCGGACACGGAATCGTGCTGACCATCGATCTGGAACGCGGGCCGGCGCCCCGGGATCAGGCCGCCTACATCTGCTCCACGTACGGCGCCCTCTCCCCGCGGGAGTGGTCCTGGCACCTGCCCGAACTACCGCACCGCGACACCTGCTGA